One part of the Quercus lobata isolate SW786 chromosome 7, ValleyOak3.0 Primary Assembly, whole genome shotgun sequence genome encodes these proteins:
- the LOC115953035 gene encoding uncharacterized protein LOC115953035: KIVVNDDPEKFFLVGSELPSHEKEEMVGFLRENVDVFAWEAYDAPGVDPSLICHHLNVNPSSTPKKQPPRRPSKEHASAVKDEVAKLKRAGAIKEVFYPEWLANTVVVKKKTGKWRVCVDFTDLNKACPKDPFPLPRIDRLVDATVGHPRMSFLDAFQGYHQIPLALEDQEKTAFMTPIGNYHYKVMPFGLKNAGSTYQRMMTRMFEPQLGKIIEVYIDDMVVKSRRASEHVKDLGTIFTILREHRLRLNASKCSFGVGSGKFLGYMVTHRGIEVSPDQIKAINSLQAPRNPKEVQKLTGMIAALNRFISRSADRCRPFYLLINKWKEFAWSEDCVQAFQQLKDYLSRPPIMSSPEADEVLFAYIAVAPHAVSLVLIRDDNGVQRPVYYVSKSLHEAEVRYLPLEKAILAIVHATRKLPHYFQAHTVIVLTQLPLRAVLRSADYTGRIAMWSALLGAFDIKYMPRSSIKGQVLADLVAEFAEPSIETITEKRDMDGKSVGAISTGRNTHWKVYVDGAANQRGSGVGIVLISPDGAAIEKSLRLGFSATNNEAEYEALLQGMTMVQRMGGKMIEAFSDSRLVVRQVMGELEARDTRMQEYLGQVKRLQMNFESFNLTHISRSGNTHADSLATLATSSAHNLPRVILVEDLARASPISRGPARVHQIRKSHSWMDPIKNFLQNDVLPEEKLEAEKIRRNAPRFWLSEDHKLYRRSYSGPYLLCVHPEESESLLEELHEGICGSHTGGRSLAHRALTQGYWWPNMQREAQEYAKKCDQCQRFAPNIHQPGGVLNPLSSPWPFAQWGLDLVGPFPKAAGNKRYIIVGTDYFTKWVESEPLANIRDVDAQKFIWKNIITRFGTPRTLISDNGLQFDSKNFREYCREFGITNRYSTPAYPQGNGQVEAVNKVIVNGLKKMLDEAKGRWVEELPHVLWTYRTTPRRSTGETPFSMTYGAEAVLPIENNFPTLRSRSFTPSDNDELLERSLDLAEERREKAMIHVAYYHQKLRQGYDANVKPRPLGPGDLVMRKILGSAKNPSWGKLGPNWEGPYRVTSVAGIGAYYLEDLDEKAVPRPWNVNNLRRYYY; this comes from the coding sequence aaaatcgttgtcaacgacgacccggagaagttctttctggtCGGCTCGGAATTGCCCTCTCATGAAAAGGAGGAAATGGTcggatttcttagagaaaatgtcgacgtgttcgcatgggaagCTTACGATGCCCCGGGCGTCGATcccagccttatttgtcaccacctgaacgtcaacccctcttccactccgaagaagcagccaccccgacgcccttcaaaggagcatgctagtgccgtaaaagacgaagtggcaaagctaaaaagagcgggggctatcaaagaggtcttttacccagagtggctggcaaacacggtggtggtaaagaagaagacagggaaatggagggtctgcgtagacttcacggacctgaacaaggcatgcccaaaggacccattccccctaccacgaattgatcgattggtggatgcaaccgtggggcaccctcgaatgagcttcctggacgccttccaaggctatcatcagataccacttgcgctagaggaccaagagaaaacggctttcatgacgcccatcggaaactatcattacaaggtgatgccgtttgggctaaagaacgcaggctcaacctaccaaagaatgatgactcggatgtttgaaccacaactgggcaagatcattgaggtgtatatagatgacatggtcgtcaagagtagaagggcgtccgagcacgtgaaggacctcggaacaatcttcaccatattaagggagcaccggttgcggctgaatgcctccaaatgttcattcggggtcgggtctgggaaattcctagggtatatggtcacccacaggggaatagaagtaagtcccgatcaaatcaaagccattaacagcctacaggctcctcggaacccgaaggaagtacagaagctcactggtatgattgcggcattgaaccggttcatatcgagatcggcggatcgatgtcggcctttctacctcctgataaacaagtggaaagagtttgcatggtcggaggattgcgttcaggctttccagcaacttaaagactacctgtcccgaccacccatcatgtccagccctgaggcggatgaggtgctgtttgcctacatcgccgtagctccccacgctgtaagcctggtactgatacgggatgataatggggtgcagcgaccggtgtactatgtgagcaaatcactacatgaggccgaggtgcgatacctacctttagaaaaggcaattctggcaatagtgcatgcaacccgaaaacttcctcattactttcaggcgcacacggtcatcgttctgactcagcttcccctccgagcagtgcttcgaagcgctgactatacaggaaggatcgccatgtggagtgcgctcttgggagcctttgatataaaatatatgcccagatcctccatcaaagggcaggtcctcgcagacttggtagcggagtttgctgagccctccatagaaacaataaccgagaagagggacatggatgggaagtcggttggtgcgatctcaacagggaggaacacgcattggaaggtctacgtagatggcgcagccaaccagagagggtcaggagttgggatagttttaatatccccggacggtgctgccattgaaaaatcattaaggctcggattctcggctacgaacaatgaagccgaatacgaagccttacttcaagggatgacgatggttcaaaggaTGGGCGGAAAAATgatagaagcgttctcggactccagactggtagtcagacaggtgatgggtgagctggaagcccgagatactaggatgcaagagtatctgggacaagttaAGCGGCTGCAGATgaattttgagtccttcaatctgacacacatttccaggagtggcaacacccatgcggactcgctggccactctcgccacgtcctcggcacataatctgccgcgagtgatcctggttgaagatctagcccgggcaagtcccatcagtagaggccctgccagagtccaccagatcagaaagagtcacagctggatggatcccataaagaacttcctgcaaaacgacgtcttgccggaagaaaagttggaagccgagaagatacgaaggaatgctcctcggttttggctgtcagaggaccacaaactatatcggcgttcctattctggaccgtacctactctgcgtacacccagaagaatccgaatcactgcttgaggagttacacgaggggatttgtggaagtcataccgggGGGAGATCGCTGGCacacagggcacttacccaggggtactggtggccgaacatgcagagagaggcccaagaatacgctaagaaatgcgatcagtgccaaagattcgccccgaatatccaccaacccggaggagttctcaaccccctctcgagtccatggccgttcgcacaatggggccttgatctagttggacccttccccaaggccgcagggaacaagcgatacataatagtcggaacggactacttcactaaatgggtggagtctgaaccattggccaacattagggacgtggacgcccagaaattcatctggaagaacatcatcacccgcttcgggacccCTCgaacactcatttccgacaatggtctgcagttcgacagtaaaaactttagggagtattgccgcgagtttggaatcaccaaccgatattccacccccgcctaccctcagggaaatgggcaggtcgaagccgtgaacaaggtcatagtgaacggactgaaaaAGATGTTGGACGAGGcgaaggggagatgggtagaagagctcccCCATGTCCTATGGACTTACCGGACGACAccgcgacgatcgaccggtgagacccccttctcgatgacttacggggctgaggccgtgctcccgattgagaacaactttcccacgctgaggtctagatcgtttaccccaagcgataacgacgagttattggaacggagtctggacttagccgaagaaagaagggaaaaagcgatg